Proteins co-encoded in one Actinomadura luteofluorescens genomic window:
- a CDS encoding Clp protease N-terminal domain-containing protein, giving the protein MFERFTAEARQTVTGAQAEARALRDRHIGTEHLLLALAGAGDATGRALRSHGLTPDDLRARIARAGRADGDALDPDALRSIGIDLDAVREATEQSFGEGALDAPAGKADRFRQGRVPFAPEAKKALELSLRHAIRLGQKEIRSGHLLLGVLHDGGFPSVRLVTGAGVDVEELRAEVRRLLTSKAA; this is encoded by the coding sequence ATGTTCGAGCGTTTCACCGCGGAGGCGCGGCAGACGGTCACCGGGGCCCAGGCCGAGGCGCGGGCGCTGCGCGACCGCCACATCGGCACCGAGCACCTACTGCTCGCTTTGGCGGGCGCCGGGGACGCCACGGGACGCGCGCTGCGCTCGCACGGGCTCACCCCGGACGACCTGCGGGCCCGGATCGCCCGCGCCGGCCGCGCGGACGGCGACGCCCTCGACCCCGACGCCCTGCGCAGCATCGGTATCGACCTGGACGCGGTCCGCGAGGCCACCGAGCAGAGCTTCGGCGAGGGCGCGCTCGACGCGCCGGCCGGGAAGGCCGACCGGTTCCGCCAGGGCCGCGTCCCCTTCGCGCCCGAGGCCAAGAAGGCGCTGGAGCTGAGCCTCCGGCACGCGATCCGGCTCGGTCAGAAGGAGATCCGCAGCGGACACCTCCTGCTCGGCGTCCTGCACGACGGCGGCTTCCCGTCGGTGCGGCTGGTCACCGGGGCCGGGGTGGACGTCGAGGAGCTGCGCGCCGAGGTGCGCCGGCTGCTGACCTCCAAAGCGGCCTGA
- a CDS encoding LysR family transcriptional regulator — MLDAKRLRVLAELSRRGTIVAVARELGYTASAVSQQLAQLEREAGVVLLERHARRVQLTLAGRVLAEHAYRVLSELEAAEHAVHDVANLRAGILRMATFATAATELLPLALRLFRHRYPGISLTIIEHETEEARAAVLADEIDLAITYQYSCSPRPDNRGLQQTLLGAEPMLLAVQRNDSPSAHSRARLFDYAEAEWVGDMVPPGHQSVTEIACRAGGFEPRVPYKAVSYRTALGLVASGFGIALIPELARQREDVIQYLPVDEPQGLAREIFVTCRASDANPAVRAMSIALWESASASLRSTSP, encoded by the coding sequence ATGCTCGACGCGAAACGCCTCCGAGTCCTCGCCGAGTTGTCACGGCGGGGGACCATCGTGGCCGTCGCGAGGGAGCTCGGTTACACGGCCTCCGCCGTCTCCCAGCAACTCGCGCAGCTCGAGCGCGAGGCCGGAGTCGTTCTCCTGGAGAGACACGCCCGCCGGGTGCAGCTGACCCTGGCCGGCCGTGTCCTGGCCGAGCACGCGTACAGGGTGCTGTCCGAGCTCGAGGCGGCCGAGCACGCCGTCCACGACGTGGCGAACCTGCGAGCCGGCATCCTCCGCATGGCCACCTTCGCGACCGCCGCGACCGAACTGCTCCCGTTGGCGCTGCGACTGTTCCGACACCGCTACCCGGGCATCTCTCTCACGATCATCGAACACGAGACCGAAGAGGCGCGTGCGGCCGTCCTCGCCGACGAGATCGATCTCGCGATCACCTACCAGTACTCGTGCTCGCCCAGGCCGGACAATCGCGGTCTCCAGCAGACGTTGCTCGGGGCGGAGCCGATGCTGCTGGCGGTTCAACGGAACGATTCGCCGTCCGCTCACTCGCGGGCCCGCCTGTTCGACTACGCCGAGGCGGAATGGGTCGGTGACATGGTGCCGCCGGGCCACCAATCCGTCACCGAGATCGCCTGCCGGGCCGGGGGGTTCGAGCCTCGGGTGCCGTACAAGGCGGTCAGCTACCGCACAGCCCTCGGCCTCGTGGCCAGCGGTTTCGGCATCGCCCTCATCCCGGAGCTGGCCAGACAGCGCGAGGATGTGATCCAGTACCTTCCCGTCGACGAACCGCAGGGGCTGGCCCGCGAGATCTTCGTGACCTGCCGCGCATCCGATGCGAATCCGGCCGTCCGCGCCATGTCCATCGCGCTGTGGGAGAGCGCGTCGGCCTCGCTTCGCTCCACCTCGCCCTGA
- a CDS encoding threonine ammonia-lyase, with translation MASPLMPSPRLAPDAFLKLESLQPTGSFKVRGALAAVAMAERNRGIVTASAGNHGLAVAWAAERLDRHATVVIPRTASSAKANALERSGCKLEHVGENYEEAEEHALTLAAEGHSYISAYNDPNVIAGQSTIGAELAHIDGPITVYVPVGGGGLVAGVCLWAQDRSDVRVVGVESAASRGLSAAIEAGRVVNVPVGRTLADGLAGNLEAGSVTVEIASRRVDEMVAVTEEEIEEAIRFLAAEHGLVAEGSGAVGVAAVMNRRATSVGSPLALVTGRNIALPTLAGVLGDASAQ, from the coding sequence GTGGCGAGCCCTCTCATGCCGAGCCCGCGGCTGGCGCCTGACGCGTTCCTCAAACTCGAGAGCCTCCAACCGACCGGCTCCTTCAAAGTCCGGGGTGCCCTGGCCGCCGTGGCGATGGCCGAGCGGAACCGCGGAATCGTCACGGCATCGGCAGGCAATCACGGACTGGCGGTCGCGTGGGCGGCCGAGCGGCTGGACCGGCACGCCACGGTCGTGATCCCTCGGACGGCTTCCAGCGCGAAGGCGAACGCGCTCGAACGCTCGGGTTGCAAGCTCGAACACGTGGGCGAGAACTACGAGGAGGCCGAGGAGCACGCTCTCACCCTGGCGGCGGAAGGCCACTCCTACATCTCCGCCTACAACGACCCGAACGTCATCGCGGGGCAGAGCACCATCGGCGCCGAACTGGCGCACATCGACGGACCGATCACGGTGTACGTCCCCGTCGGAGGGGGCGGCCTGGTGGCAGGCGTCTGCCTGTGGGCACAGGACCGCTCCGACGTGAGGGTCGTCGGTGTCGAGAGCGCGGCGTCGCGAGGGCTGAGCGCGGCGATCGAGGCGGGACGCGTCGTGAACGTGCCCGTCGGCCGGACGCTGGCCGATGGACTCGCGGGCAATCTCGAGGCGGGTTCGGTCACGGTGGAGATCGCCTCACGACGCGTCGACGAGATGGTCGCCGTCACCGAGGAGGAGATCGAGGAGGCCATCCGGTTCCTCGCGGCCGAGCACGGGCTGGTCGCCGAGGGCTCCGGGGCCGTCGGGGTGGCCGCCGTCATGAACCGCCGGGCGACCTCCGTGGGAAGCCCGTTGGCGCTGGTCACCGGCAGGAACATCGCGTTGCCGACACTGGCGGGGGTGCTCGGCGATGCTTCTGCTCAGTGA